The DNA sequence CTGGCATTGGGATCTGCTCCCCAACCGAGCAAGGTGTCGCCTTGGATGATTCGCGGGTCTTGATGGAAATAGTTGTGTCCAAACCCAATGAGGAGATTTCCTGCTTGACTGATCGTCCCACCTGCGAATAAATCTGTGGTGGAATCGCTCCATACCCGAATCCAATCTGTGTCGCCATTGGGGTCCAGCTTGGCGATAAATGCATCAGAAATGTCCATCGGGAAAGCGTTGTAAAAGGCTTGCCCGTCGAATAGGAGGCTATCCTGAATCGAACTGGAGAGATAGAGATTCCCGGCTGGATCGGTAAACATCTTCGGTAAGGCGTTCCAATAATTGCCCAATCGTTTTGCCCAGAGCGGACTTCCTGAGGTATCCCAAGCAATCAAATGGTAGCCAATCTGCCCTGCTGGGTAACCGGGAATGATATCCACAGAGTCCCAACCGACGGGCAGTCCTTCGTCTAGGACCAAAGTGTAAATCGTACCATTGGCGCCCACGGCTACTTCTCGTCCCGATGCGGATGGCAGTTGCTCATTTTCATAGGACCAAATCATCTGCCCATCGGGGGCAATTTTGCACAGCATGAATGAACCGCTTTTGAGCGTGTCTCCGCCAAACAGGGTAGGGGAGTTGGGCGAATGATTGACTCGGCCCGTGAGATAGAGGTTTTGGGCGGCGTCCATCGTCATGGCAAATGGGCGGTCTGCGCTTTCGTCCTCCGATACTTTGAGCCACACGGGTTCGCCCTGACAGTCGTATTTGGCCAGAAACATCTCGCCCTGTCCAAGCCCCGTCACTGACCCAAATCCGGAAAAGGTGTGAACCTCGGTGCCGTTCAGCTTGGATTTGAGACTCCCGAAGACGTAGACATTTCCAAGTGTATCTACCTCCAGCCCATAGGGTTGGTCTTCATCGAGTCCCGCTCCGGTCTGCTTTCCGCCTCCGTGATGGGCCCATTGCCATGATTCAGCTTGTTGTGCCTGAGCATAATAGCCGAATGTCGAAATAATCAGAATTGTGGTAAATAGGTATTTCATAACCTACAATATCTGAAATTATTGGAATTGATTCAATATTCTGATTATTCTGAAAGGGTATATGTTTGGGTAAATGGAAACGGGGCGACTCGATGAATCACCCCGTTTGGATCTATGAATCTTGCGGCAAAAGTCCTCCGGCTGTTACAGGCTGTCGAATTCGATATAGTCAAATTCCGGCGAACAGGTCAAGAATTGGCGGAAGAGTGCGGCATGTGCATTTCCGAAGATCAGGAGGATTCGATCATCTGGGCTTTCCACGATTTCTTGCACATTGCGGAAAATTCTCAGGTTTCGGCTGTACCAATACGTGGCGACCATGTCAGCGCCTCGATATTTTCCGAGTTTGAAATCTCCGGTCAAGTACATTCCATAATCGGATTCATGGCTGCCGGGCTGATTGATATGTTTGAGATAGTCTAGCAATGTCATGGATTTCAGAATCTCACGGTCATAGTTGAACCAGAGATTCCCGAGGCTATCTACCAGATCGTCGCTAACCCAATCATATCCTTCGGCCATTTCTTCGACAAAGGTTGAGTCAAGCATGGTCAGTTCGGTGATAAATCCGTGAGTATCCAATGCATACAGGGTATCGAGGGCCATTTCGTCCGCGAGTCGATAGCCTACCTGATAGATTTCGTTGCGCCCCAGCTCAAACGTTCCGGCTTGATATTCTCTGAATCTTTTCATCAGGGGCCCCGGATTGCGCGTTTCTACACAAATTTTGGTGGGCTTGAATTGCTTGATGTACTCCACGAGCTCTCGTACTTCCAGCTGTCGTTGCTCGGACAGTACATCTACCTTGTCTTCTTCGGAGGTCTTTTTGGCATCAAGTCCGGGATAATTGAAGTGAAAAGTGCCCATCACCAATACTTGTGGCTTCGGGAAGTCAAAGAAGTCCTTGGCGGATTTCAGGGTGTCCGGGTCATAGGAGGTAGTCTGGGCGTGGCAGGAACATGCTGCGAAAATGGCTACAAGTAGGAGTTTTGTGAGATAAATCTGTTTCATGAAGAATGAGGTAAAGTGGTTGAATGTTCGCGAAGGACTTCCTCCGGATACTTGGGATGCAGGGAATATCCCGCGACGAATACTTGCCTTGTGCTAATAGGTTAGCAGACATTGTGTTTAACCTTCGAAAAAAAATCCACCATGACGCCGAATTTCATGGACATCGAATATCTGAAAGTAGGTTCTTCTCGACAGAAGCAAGCCTATGACCTCCTCAAGCAACTCGCGGTGATGGATACGCTTGCACCCTATGATCCCTTGCTGGCTGGGACGATTCCCATAGAGATTGACCTACCGGAGAGTGATTTGGATATCATCTGCCAAGTCCGGGATCATGAGGCTTTTTCTGCGGTATTGGCGCATGGATTTGGGGAGCAAGAGGCTTTTGAAGTGTCTAGCTATCCGAAATTGGGTCAATGGCGGACGGTGGCGAGATTTCGGTCTGGTGGCTTCGAGGTGGAGATTTTTGGACAGGATGAACCCACAATTTCCCAGTATGCATTCAAGCACATGCTCATCGAATGGAGGCTTTTACAAAAGCATGGAGAGGCATTTCGGCAGAAGATTTTAGCCCTCAAACGATCCGGTATGAAAACCGAGCCCGCATTTGCCCAAGTTTTGGGATTGTCGGGTGATCCCTATCAGGCATTATTGGATTTGGGAAATTCATTGGATTAACAAATTGATAGTCTGTTTATTGGCCCTGTCACAAGTCAAATTGCAACAGGACGTTTTTTCAATTCGCCCGAAAATTGGTCCCCTATTTGATTAAATTGTGTGGTTCACTCAGTCCTAAAGCCCCCACCAAAATGGAGTTAGAAGCCTTTTTTTCTCGGTTTCGAAGACAGATCATCGGCGTTGACCATATCATCCAAACCCCGTATCATGATTCCATTCCTCTCTTGTATGCAGATTGGACTGCTAGCGGTAGGATGTACCAAGCCATTGAGGATAAGCTCCAAAGCCAGTTGTATCCCCTGGTGGCAAATACACATACGGACACCAACCACACAGGCATGAGCATGACCTATGCTTACCATCGAGCACAGCAGATCATCAAGCAGCATGTGGGTGCCAATAGCGAAGACGTCCTCATCTCTTCGAATTCAGGCATGACGGGGGTGGTGAATAAATTGCAGCGGATCTTGGGCCTCAAACTGCATGAGTCCTTTCTCGATCAGGTGGAAATAGCCAAGAAAAATCGACCTGTAGTGTTCGTGACCCACATGGAGCACCACTCCAATCAGACGACTTGGTATGAAACGATCGCGGAGGTAGTGGTGGTTCCGCCCGATGAGCAAGGATTGGTTGCTCCGGAAAATTTCCGCTCAGCGGTAGCTAGTTATGCCGACCGCCAGATGATAATTGCTGCGATTACCTCCTGCTCCAACGTTACGGGAATCATGACGCCGTATATGGAGATTGCCCAAATCATGCACGAAGTCGGAGGATATTGTTTTGTGGATTTTGCATGCTCGGCTCCATATATCGACATCGATATGCACGCTTCCGATGACGACGGCAGATATCTGGATGCGATCTACTTCTCGCCACACAAATTTCTTGGTGGTCCGGGATCGAGTGGCATCTTGATATTCAACCGGTCTTTGTATCACAATCGAGTTCCTGATAACCCGGGGGGAGGTACAGTCGATTGGACGAATCCTTGGGGGCAATACAAATTTGTGGATGACATCGAGGCACGTGAAGATGGCGGCACTCCTGCATTTTTGCAGACTATCCGGACAGCCATGTGTTGCCAGTTGAAGGAAAAAATGGGCGTGGATCGGATGCTCGCTCGGGAGGAAGAGATGCTCCAGCAGATCTGGCCAAGGCTCGATCGAATTCCCAATCTTCATGTCTTGGCAAGCGAACATCGCCATCGTTTGGGGGTGATTTCGTTCTACATCGATGGCCTACATTATCACTTAGGCGTCAAGATGCTCAATGACCGATTTGGGATTCAGACGCGTGGAGGCTGTTCATGCGCAGGCACCTATGGCCACTTTTTGCTGAACGTCAGCCCTTCCCATTCGAGAGAGATTACAGACCTGATCAGTCAGGGGGATTGCTCTACAAAGCCCGGCTGGATCAGGATGTCCATTCATCCGACGATGACTGATGCGGACATACAAAAACTGTGTGATGCATTGGAGGAATTGGCAGGGAACTTCCGGGAGTGGCAGCAGGATTATGTCTGCGATTTCACACAGGGAAGAATCGAGCACACCTGCCAGCAAGCCATGCGGCAGATGGAGGCCCAAATCGATCAATGTCTCCTGGAAGGATTTGCCTGAACCATGAGCCGAATATTTGGAAATGAAGGGCTTTCCTACCACCTTCAACATTCTACCACGCTCAAACATTTATGGAAACATCTCCACATTACGGCTTGATTGGCTCATTTCAAGCGATTGACGGCGCTGGCGAACAACTCGCGGGCATCCTTCTACAAGCCGCAGAACTCATGCGCAGCGCTGACGGTTGTCAACTGTATGCAGTAGGCCAATCTCCTGATCAGTCAGATACGATCTGGGTCATGGAGATTTGGGATAGCCAAGAAGCCCATGATCAATCTTTGGGATTGCCGGGTGTCCGGGAATTGATCGGGCAAGCCATGCCCCTTCTGGCGGCTCCTCCCAAGGGCGGCCAAGCACTAGAAATTCTCGGTGGGGTAGGCGTGAAGGAATAGCCCTACATCTGGGAGTGCTCACTACCTTTTCTCCAAAAGTTTTCCTTTTTGCTGAAGTTGGGTCACACCTGTCTCGTGGGTTTTGTCTAAGGGGTAAATCATTTGTTCAACTCCTTAAACAATCGAAAATGGAGGCATTGCAAACCGTGGTGATTACCCGTAGCTTTTTGGTGAAAGCGACCTATGAATCGGCCTTTGAATACTTGGCCGATCCCATGAACCAACCCAAATGGGCCATTCATTTCGTCCAGCGAGTCGAGCAAACTGCGGATGGATACTTGGCAACCCTTCCATTTGGTCAATTGCCCATTCAGATCCATGCAGATCCACAAACGGGTGTGCTAGATATCCAGTTTGGTGAAGGTTCTGCTTCGCCCGTCCGATTGGTTTCCATTTCTCCCGGCGAATGTCTGTTTTCCTTCACATTGGTCAAACCTACAGACATGCCCGACCCCGTTTGGGAGCAGCAGGCCGTCCCCAATTTGGAGGAAGAATTGGAAATGCTCAAAACTCAATTGATGGCCCTATGAAAAGGTTTCTCATGGCAGGTATCGGAGGATTTGCGGTGAATCAGGTGGTGGCTACCTTGTTGGCCATCCTGATTCTGAATCCTTGGCTGAATGAAGCATTTGGCGATACCATCAGATCTGCGGAGGAAGGCCTGGCTTTCCCGAGTTTGTTGGGGGGATACTTGGTGCTGTCGCTCCTGATGGCTTGGATGTTTCCCAAGATGAATTTGCAGGGATCTTGGAAGGCGAAAGGCTTGGTATTTGGTGCATGGATTGGCGGAATGGTGTTCGTAGCGGGGCATTTGGTCGTAGCAGGTTGGTCCGTACTCCCGGGAGTCCCCATGCTGTTTTCAGGCTTGGTGGATAGTTTGGCCGCGATTGCCGCAGGATATTGGATCGCATATATGTATCGACATGGAGTTGGAGCAAGCCGTTAAACTCGCGTTGAATGGTGATCGTGATGCCCTTGAACAAGTGGTCAAGGGCATCCAAGGTTGGGTGTACAATTTGGCATTGAGCATGCTTTGGCACCCAGACGATGCCCAAGACGCCACGCAGGAGATTCTGATCAAAGTCATCACCCGGTTGTCCATGTTTGAGGGGAAAAGCGTCTTCAAGACTTGGGTCTATCGTGTGGCTTCGAATGAACTCCTCAATGTGAAAGCCAAGCGCATCCGCCAGCGGGTGAATTTTGAAGCATTTAGCCATAAACTTGCCGAAGGTCTCAACTACGACCGAGCCCATCAATCGGACCGAGTGGAGCAAAAGCTCTTGGTGACGGAGGCCAAAGTGGGATGCTCGCTGGCCATGTTGCAATGTCTAGATCGGGACCATCGGTTGACCTATCTGCTTGGGGAAATTTTGGAGTTCAATAGCCAAGAAGGAAGCTACATCTTGGGGATAGCACCTGCTACCTACCGCAAAAGGCTTTCCCGTGTCAGGTCGAAGGTAAGGGCCTTTGTGCACCATCATTGTGGGTTGGTGAATGCCTCCAATCCGTGTCGATGCTCCAAGCAGGTGGCATCCAATGTCGAGGCGGGGATCATTCGTCCCAAGAGCTTGCTATTCGCTCAGGAGGATGCCCAAGCGCTGATCGATTCTGTGGAGGAGGTCCGGAATGAGGTCTGGCTGTTCCAAACCAATATGGAATACGAAGCGCCAGAAATGTTGCTAGAGGGTGTTCGGCGAATCATTTTCCAAGCGCGGTTTTGAGGGATTCTGATAGGGATGTGCGGATGGCTTGCGGCGGCGTAAAGTGCCTGGAGAGATCCCCGTCAGGGGAAGTCGTAGATCTGTGGGCGGCGATCTATCGCCCACAGATCTGCGACCGAGGCAATTGCCGAGCTCGGAAGGGACTGGCCCTGCGTCTTTCTCTGCCAGCTAGGAACTTCTGCCGGAACGCAGGGATACGCCCAAATCCTCTTGACTCGACCTTATCTCCTTGTCCGCAAGATCCAGATCTCCACGATTGCCAGATTGACGAGCCATCCGGCCCAGGAGACGATCCGGTAGGTGTCCATCGGGGGCCAGGCCACTGTCGAAACGATGATCCACTTGATGAGGCGAAGGCTGATAGCAGATAAGGTGAGCGCATAGGAGCGCATCATCCATCGTTCATGTCCTTTCCAGTTTCGGTCTTTGGCGGTTTTGATGGCCCAAAAAGTGAACCCCCACCAGAGGATAGCCTGAAGGATGAAGGAGATTTGGGAGCCGAGACCGCCATTGGCATACAGCGCCATGACGAATCCAGATGGTGCGGCAATGCCCAAGATCAGTCCAACGTATCCCATCCCGAGTGTGCGGTGTAAGGGCCGATAGCGTAGTCGGAGCCGGGCAGAAAATTGGGTCGCGCCTAGTACCAGCACAAAAATGCTGGTGTAGACATGGCTGAAAAAGGCGATCTGGTAGTGAAGGTGCTGGATGGCGTCGACCTTGACACGGAGAAATGCTGCCCCAAAATCGATGGGGATGTACTGGAGGGTGATGAGCACCATCAGGTACGAAAAGTAGGCAAGGGCGACATACCAGATGCCGCCCTTGATCCATGTGAGGATATGCCGTTGTGGAGCTTTCATGATCAGCCCCGCCCGAATGAATCGTAGTATTCTTCGGCATTTTGCTCATAGCGGAGCAGCAGCTCGATATTCTGGCGTTCAATGTCGGTGAATTCACCCCGGATGTCGGTATGAACAGGGACATACCAGGATTGCGCATCGAAGAACACACGCAGCGGACGATTCTTGAAGGAATACCCGTGGCGTGCGTAGATGGTATTGCGGATGATGCGAAGGTCTTCCTTTTTGAGATTCTCTACGATTTCCTGGGTCAAAACCGTGTTGGAGGCATTGATCTCATAGATCCTGTCTGTGCTGGTGGAGAATTCCTTCAAGACGTATTCCTCAAATTCACCCTCCTCATATTCGATTGAGTCGGTCTGCTCGATGGACTTTTGCCAATTGATGTACTGCTTGGCGTGCTCCAGCATCACATCGGCATCATAGAGATAGCCCTGGCGTTCAAGCTCGTATTTGCGGTATTTGACAGTCAGGTCCTGATAGGCTGCCCAGGTCCCGGCCATTCCCGACCCTTCGATGGCAAATTCAAATGCCCCATCGTATCGGTCGTCTCCTGGTTCGCGGACGGAAAATACGTATTGCTCGGTCTCGTCATTGCGGGTAAAGGTTCCTTTGAAAGGGCGGTCATTTCCTGCAACAACGCTATGGCCATAGATAGAGTCCCCTTCGAATCGGTCGATGGAGATGTTGATCTTGTTCTCTCTGCGCCATACATATCCCTCGTCTACATAGAGGTTTTCTTCTCCGTTCAGTTTTTCTCGGTCAGGCATGAAATACCCTACATAGAATCCGGTCAGATCGGCTTCTGTCACATCGTCAAAGAGCGGACCTTGGATCACGTAGTCCTCTTCTTCTTCGGTTTCGAGATCGGCCGTTTCGGAAATTTCGGTGCCGGGTTCTTCGACAACTTGGGGATTGGGGTTTTTGATGGCGGAATCACAGCCTGCGAAAAAGATACAGGCAATCGCCATTGCGTAGGTGAAACGCATGGGTAGATAGTGTGTGGTGATGGAGTATCGGTGCTGGACGTAAGGCCGGTGGTACGGCCAGTGGCAAAATACAGAAAATCAGGAGAATTGGAAAGTCGGAAATTTGATGGGAGGTATCAAGGTGCGGAAAGGAGAATGGAGGGGTTTCCCCCATTTCGCCGATCTCAGACCGCTTCTACCTGCTGGCCGTCCATTCCCAGTTTGACTTCCACAGAGCCTCGCACTCGATATTCCTGTTCGACGGGCAGTTGGATCTCATCGAATCTGCGGTCTTTCAACAGCTGATATTGCGCTCGGACGAATGGCGTGATGTCTTCGATACTGAGCGGATCTTCGAGGGCATATCTTCGGGCGATTCCGCCTTTGATCCCGATCTGGATCGCCCGGTAATCTTGGCGTTGGTCAAACAGATTGTAGGCGGGGTCCCATTGAACGCGAACTTCGCTGTTGCTCAGGGCAAATTTCCATCCTTCTCTTGAACCATGAATGCGTTCTGTGTAAGTGCTGAGAACAGCACGATCCAGGAGTAATTGGAAAAATTCATGGGACAATTTGATGGCCAAGATCCGTTCTTGGTCCTCTTTGGAAGCCCAGCCAGCGCGGTGCATCATCCAGAGGAAGTTGGGCTTGATCCAGGTCATCCTGCCCAATTTGAAAGGGCCGCCAAAGGCTTGGTGCGCTACTGCGTATTGGGCGATTTGGGGCTTGTAGGCCTGATATATGATCAGTCCATCCTCGTCGTATTGGGCGGTGATGGATCGGATGAGCTTGGGGGTATTCAGCTCGAATTCAGGGAGGGAGTGAGTATGGAGTGTAGACATGATTGAATAGGTCAGGATCGACTCACGGTGATAGGGAGGGTATGAAACAATGCGTGCATACGTCTAGATTATTCAGAAGGTTGGAAAACTTTCTGAATTTTACGGAGTCAAAAATTATCCGCGATTACCTTATAAGTCAGGGTCGTTAGACGGATCAGGGGTTTTGTCAAACTGCTTGGATACCTTCAATGCGCCGGATTTGCGCCATGCTTCTTTCGAGATGAGATAATTGAGATACTTTCTGAATTTCTTGTATCGAATAGATTCAGGATTGAGCTTGATGGCTTCTTCAATGGCTGTCAAAGCTTCTTTGGGGTCTTCCAAAGCCAAGTGCAAATGAGACTTGAAGTGCCAAGCAACAGCATCATCCGGCATATTTCCCAGATGAATATCGATCTGTTCCACTGCCCGTTGAGGCATGCCCATCTGGTCGAAAATGACCGCTCTCTGATAGGCGATGAGTGGATGATCTGCTTGGATGGTTTCCACCTCGTCAAGCTGTTGGA is a window from the Pontibacter sp. G13 genome containing:
- a CDS encoding RNA polymerase sigma factor is translated as MELEQAVKLALNGDRDALEQVVKGIQGWVYNLALSMLWHPDDAQDATQEILIKVITRLSMFEGKSVFKTWVYRVASNELLNVKAKRIRQRVNFEAFSHKLAEGLNYDRAHQSDRVEQKLLVTEAKVGCSLAMLQCLDRDHRLTYLLGEILEFNSQEGSYILGIAPATYRKRLSRVRSKVRAFVHHHCGLVNASNPCRCSKQVASNVEAGIIRPKSLLFAQEDAQALIDSVEEVRNEVWLFQTNMEYEAPEMLLEGVRRIIFQARF
- a CDS encoding DUF5694 domain-containing protein, which gives rise to MKQIYLTKLLLVAIFAACSCHAQTTSYDPDTLKSAKDFFDFPKPQVLVMGTFHFNYPGLDAKKTSEEDKVDVLSEQRQLEVRELVEYIKQFKPTKICVETRNPGPLMKRFREYQAGTFELGRNEIYQVGYRLADEMALDTLYALDTHGFITELTMLDSTFVEEMAEGYDWVSDDLVDSLGNLWFNYDREILKSMTLLDYLKHINQPGSHESDYGMYLTGDFKLGKYRGADMVATYWYSRNLRIFRNVQEIVESPDDRILLIFGNAHAALFRQFLTCSPEFDYIEFDSL
- a CDS encoding aminotransferase class V-fold PLP-dependent enzyme; the encoded protein is MELEAFFSRFRRQIIGVDHIIQTPYHDSIPLLYADWTASGRMYQAIEDKLQSQLYPLVANTHTDTNHTGMSMTYAYHRAQQIIKQHVGANSEDVLISSNSGMTGVVNKLQRILGLKLHESFLDQVEIAKKNRPVVFVTHMEHHSNQTTWYETIAEVVVVPPDEQGLVAPENFRSAVASYADRQMIIAAITSCSNVTGIMTPYMEIAQIMHEVGGYCFVDFACSAPYIDIDMHASDDDGRYLDAIYFSPHKFLGGPGSSGILIFNRSLYHNRVPDNPGGGTVDWTNPWGQYKFVDDIEAREDGGTPAFLQTIRTAMCCQLKEKMGVDRMLAREEEMLQQIWPRLDRIPNLHVLASEHRHRLGVISFYIDGLHYHLGVKMLNDRFGIQTRGGCSCAGTYGHFLLNVSPSHSREITDLISQGDCSTKPGWIRMSIHPTMTDADIQKLCDALEELAGNFREWQQDYVCDFTQGRIEHTCQQAMRQMEAQIDQCLLEGFA
- a CDS encoding DUF2306 domain-containing protein encodes the protein MKAPQRHILTWIKGGIWYVALAYFSYLMVLITLQYIPIDFGAAFLRVKVDAIQHLHYQIAFFSHVYTSIFVLVLGATQFSARLRLRYRPLHRTLGMGYVGLILGIAAPSGFVMALYANGGLGSQISFILQAILWWGFTFWAIKTAKDRNWKGHERWMMRSYALTLSAISLRLIKWIIVSTVAWPPMDTYRIVSWAGWLVNLAIVEIWILRTRR
- a CDS encoding T9SS type A sorting domain-containing protein, with amino-acid sequence MKYLFTTILIISTFGYYAQAQQAESWQWAHHGGGKQTGAGLDEDQPYGLEVDTLGNVYVFGSLKSKLNGTEVHTFSGFGSVTGLGQGEMFLAKYDCQGEPVWLKVSEDESADRPFAMTMDAAQNLYLTGRVNHSPNSPTLFGGDTLKSGSFMLCKIAPDGQMIWSYENEQLPSASGREVAVGANGTIYTLVLDEGLPVGWDSVDIIPGYPAGQIGYHLIAWDTSGSPLWAKRLGNYWNALPKMFTDPAGNLYLSSSIQDSLLFDGQAFYNAFPMDISDAFIAKLDPNGDTDWIRVWSDSTTDLFAGGTISQAGNLLIGFGHNYFHQDPRIIQGDTLLGWGADPNASYGQSAGIIQFDAQGMATKSISGTSFNNNLFISQVTQARDGRIIGVGTKIGDAEMLPGDTLVTTPSGIGGSPVLLITDSALNPLSFMGMASTLNSQANYVKTDPNGNIYVAGAFGDSLWLGDSLLLVEGGGSSDFFVAKFGVETCSAPVVSTALKKTRNAFQPNAFPNPATHQISLTHPPMATHAVILDLQGRTLGVHRLESGSEHSQLALWNYPAGTYIIHIERNSDRLGSTKIVIQ
- a CDS encoding DUF4291 domain-containing protein, which translates into the protein MSTLHTHSLPEFELNTPKLIRSITAQYDEDGLIIYQAYKPQIAQYAVAHQAFGGPFKLGRMTWIKPNFLWMMHRAGWASKEDQERILAIKLSHEFFQLLLDRAVLSTYTERIHGSREGWKFALSNSEVRVQWDPAYNLFDQRQDYRAIQIGIKGGIARRYALEDPLSIEDITPFVRAQYQLLKDRRFDEIQLPVEQEYRVRGSVEVKLGMDGQQVEAV
- a CDS encoding putative quinol monooxygenase, whose protein sequence is METSPHYGLIGSFQAIDGAGEQLAGILLQAAELMRSADGCQLYAVGQSPDQSDTIWVMEIWDSQEAHDQSLGLPGVRELIGQAMPLLAAPPKGGQALEILGGVGVKE
- a CDS encoding DUF4269 domain-containing protein, producing MTPNFMDIEYLKVGSSRQKQAYDLLKQLAVMDTLAPYDPLLAGTIPIEIDLPESDLDIICQVRDHEAFSAVLAHGFGEQEAFEVSSYPKLGQWRTVARFRSGGFEVEIFGQDEPTISQYAFKHMLIEWRLLQKHGEAFRQKILALKRSGMKTEPAFAQVLGLSGDPYQALLDLGNSLD
- a CDS encoding YARHG domain-containing protein — its product is MRFTYAMAIACIFFAGCDSAIKNPNPQVVEEPGTEISETADLETEEEEDYVIQGPLFDDVTEADLTGFYVGYFMPDREKLNGEENLYVDEGYVWRRENKINISIDRFEGDSIYGHSVVAGNDRPFKGTFTRNDETEQYVFSVREPGDDRYDGAFEFAIEGSGMAGTWAAYQDLTVKYRKYELERQGYLYDADVMLEHAKQYINWQKSIEQTDSIEYEEGEFEEYVLKEFSTSTDRIYEINASNTVLTQEIVENLKKEDLRIIRNTIYARHGYSFKNRPLRVFFDAQSWYVPVHTDIRGEFTDIERQNIELLLRYEQNAEEYYDSFGRG